A stretch of the Sulfurimonas sp. HSL-1656 genome encodes the following:
- a CDS encoding AAA family ATPase — MNTTPDTFPAPIGQDKPASLLRSWLQRLGSCLHFGGVADLLVIAGPPASGKKLLMLQTLALLKRERLHLHMGEFAFSDDLDRLLGPKGILTTWVAAHPEGAIVFEDIDATDHAIQRAVAAIVTDGAPGAPERFRQTLFVFLFKIKAPEWVEKSRLERYYDQPLLEQAHLFETLATTGIPDDNGGLRALFDPELLNVMSETDLILLYPHDLPALQTITEEVLRTASARWNATQPVTLELQHPSELALAMLLSFSPYLNTTRIAHRLPAYLFDLAQTGMPETGSIILDVSKDARHWLQSTFADESDLKSFGKYDRRFSLNWERRSGKEGMELRLRSVEEHAQEYVPQPLQSDRLTIHPVGRIGFDAIAGQNRVKQQLTALVTLLHNERGLNTFNITLPKGLLLYGPEGVGKTLLVKAFAKEAGLPYLYLRGSDLFNEELIEAAFQRARQAAPLLIILDNVDVKGIIEGNYTPIPTETLGASIDAAPDAPDNFVFTVMTAQHKEEVPAALMHPGRIDQFVEVPELDREARLFFAKQLLDKPHAKIDIERITRYMSGMNGYELGRIAKACALEAIKQGKAQLDEQIIIDQINTIKYGSRLEKKRLKNFEEDLRRSAFHEAAHAVTSMVLLPTVEIEQVTVIPRSETLGLVSYTQEKLQTNMSADELRANIAVALAGRLATVKQFGEGEGIETGAYNDLQQATLYAYSAVAQYGMDSELQNISVELLQQNVSNTLFDAPLEARIAVWIAEGTARAKEVIETHWVLIETVAQRLIATEFIEGSELKALVNAPHTA; from the coding sequence ATGAATACGACACCCGACACCTTTCCCGCACCGATCGGCCAGGACAAACCGGCGTCACTGCTGCGCAGCTGGCTTCAGCGGCTGGGAAGCTGCCTCCATTTCGGCGGTGTGGCCGATCTCCTGGTCATCGCCGGTCCGCCCGCGTCGGGGAAAAAGCTGCTGATGCTGCAGACCCTGGCGCTGCTCAAGCGGGAGCGTCTGCACCTACATATGGGCGAGTTTGCCTTTTCGGATGACCTCGACCGGCTGCTCGGGCCCAAAGGGATCCTTACAACGTGGGTCGCCGCACACCCCGAAGGGGCAATCGTTTTCGAAGATATCGACGCGACCGACCATGCGATCCAGCGCGCCGTCGCCGCCATCGTCACGGACGGTGCGCCCGGTGCGCCGGAACGTTTTAGACAGACCCTCTTCGTCTTCCTCTTTAAGATCAAGGCTCCGGAGTGGGTCGAAAAGAGCCGCCTCGAGCGTTACTACGACCAGCCGCTGCTGGAACAGGCCCACCTCTTTGAGACCCTGGCGACCACGGGCATCCCCGATGACAACGGCGGCCTCCGGGCGCTTTTCGACCCGGAACTGCTCAATGTCATGAGCGAGACGGACCTTATCCTCCTCTACCCCCATGACCTCCCGGCGCTGCAGACCATTACCGAAGAGGTGCTCCGGACCGCGAGCGCTCGCTGGAATGCGACCCAGCCCGTCACGCTTGAACTGCAGCACCCCTCCGAACTCGCCCTGGCGATGCTCCTCTCTTTTTCCCCTTACCTCAACACGACCCGCATCGCCCACCGCCTGCCCGCCTACCTCTTCGACCTTGCCCAGACGGGCATGCCGGAGACGGGGTCGATAATCCTTGATGTTTCCAAAGATGCGCGCCACTGGCTGCAGAGTACTTTTGCGGATGAGTCGGACCTGAAATCCTTCGGCAAATACGACCGCCGTTTCAGCCTGAACTGGGAACGCCGCAGCGGCAAAGAGGGGATGGAGCTGCGCCTGCGTTCCGTCGAAGAGCATGCCCAGGAGTACGTCCCGCAGCCGCTGCAGAGCGACCGCCTCACCATCCATCCGGTCGGCCGCATCGGTTTCGACGCTATCGCCGGCCAGAACCGGGTCAAACAGCAGCTCACCGCGCTGGTCACGCTGCTGCACAATGAGCGGGGGCTCAATACGTTCAACATCACGCTTCCGAAGGGGCTGCTGCTCTACGGTCCCGAGGGCGTCGGAAAAACCCTGCTCGTCAAAGCCTTCGCCAAGGAAGCCGGCCTCCCCTACCTCTACCTGCGGGGAAGCGACCTTTTCAACGAGGAGCTGATCGAAGCGGCCTTCCAGCGCGCCCGCCAGGCCGCCCCCCTGCTTATCATCCTCGATAACGTCGACGTCAAGGGGATCATCGAGGGAAATTACACCCCGATCCCGACCGAAACCCTGGGTGCCTCCATCGACGCGGCTCCCGACGCCCCGGACAACTTTGTCTTCACCGTGATGACAGCGCAGCACAAAGAGGAGGTGCCGGCCGCGCTAATGCACCCCGGGCGCATCGACCAGTTTGTCGAGGTGCCCGAACTTGACAGGGAGGCCCGCCTCTTTTTCGCCAAGCAGCTGCTGGACAAACCCCATGCGAAAATCGACATCGAACGTATCACCCGCTATATGAGCGGGATGAACGGCTACGAACTCGGCCGTATCGCCAAAGCCTGTGCACTGGAGGCGATCAAGCAGGGGAAGGCGCAGCTGGATGAACAGATCATCATCGACCAGATCAATACCATCAAATACGGCAGCCGCCTGGAGAAGAAACGGCTCAAGAACTTCGAGGAGGATCTGCGGCGCAGCGCCTTCCACGAGGCCGCGCATGCCGTCACCTCCATGGTCCTGCTTCCTACCGTCGAAATCGAACAGGTCACCGTCATCCCCCGCAGCGAGACCCTCGGGCTCGTCTCCTACACCCAGGAGAAGCTCCAGACAAACATGAGTGCCGATGAGCTGCGCGCCAACATTGCCGTCGCGCTGGCAGGACGGCTGGCCACGGTCAAGCAGTTCGGCGAGGGCGAAGGGATCGAAACGGGGGCCTACAACGACCTGCAGCAGGCCACCCTCTACGCCTACAGCGCCGTCGCCCAGTACGGCATGGACAGCGAGCTGCAGAATATCAGCGTCGAACTGCTGCAGCAAAATGTCAGTAATACCCTTTTCGATGCGCCGCTGGAAGCGCGCATTGCCGTCTGGATCGCCGAGGGAACCGCCAGGGCCAAAGAGGTGATCGAGACGCACTGGGTCCTGATCGAGACCGTTGCCCAACGGCTTATCGCTACGGAGTTCATCGAAGGCAGCGAGCTCAAAGCCCTTGTAAACGCGCCGCATACTGCCTGA
- the acpS gene encoding holo-ACP synthase: MIGIDLVKIERIEGLIERHGDRALQRFLSPEEITLVSKPHTAAGFWAAKEACAKALGCGIGGECGFHDITISKTDRGAPRLTLSESVRARYGITDASLSITHDGGFAIAVVALEGKNSL; the protein is encoded by the coding sequence ATGATCGGCATCGACCTCGTCAAGATCGAGCGGATCGAAGGGCTGATTGAGCGGCACGGTGACCGGGCACTGCAGCGCTTTCTCTCCCCCGAGGAGATCACCCTTGTCAGCAAACCCCATACCGCCGCAGGCTTCTGGGCCGCCAAGGAGGCCTGTGCCAAAGCGCTGGGGTGCGGCATCGGCGGCGAGTGCGGTTTCCACGACATCACCATCAGCAAAACCGATCGCGGCGCCCCCCGGCTCACCCTCTCCGAAAGCGTCCGCGCACGGTACGGCATTACCGACGCCTCCCTCTCCATCACCCATGACGGCGGCTTCGCCATCGCCGTCGTTGCACTTGAAGGTAAAAACTCCCTATAA
- a CDS encoding carbonic anhydrase produces the protein MQTYAEGNELFQKVYFKEHEAELLRLAKEGQSPKALFIGCSDSRVIPDLMIQSKPGDLFVMRNVGNFVPVYKPDEDFHATATAIEYAVSVLKVSEIIICGHTHCGACQALFEEISDPGLIHTRKWLSLGMKAKENAVAVLGTEGDREELLRLTEQFSILSQIENLLTYPYVNKLVKEEKLFIHGWYYDIETGHIRYYDPEQKRFVPLSDLAEQHQIADYEQL, from the coding sequence ATGCAGACATACGCCGAAGGCAACGAACTTTTTCAAAAGGTCTACTTCAAAGAGCATGAGGCCGAACTGCTCCGCCTCGCCAAGGAGGGGCAGAGCCCCAAGGCCCTCTTTATCGGCTGCTCCGATTCGCGCGTCATCCCCGACCTGATGATCCAGAGCAAGCCGGGCGACCTCTTCGTCATGCGCAACGTCGGCAACTTCGTGCCCGTCTACAAGCCCGACGAAGATTTCCACGCCACCGCCACGGCCATCGAATACGCCGTCAGCGTCCTCAAAGTCTCCGAGATCATCATCTGCGGGCATACCCACTGCGGTGCCTGTCAGGCGCTCTTCGAAGAGATCAGCGATCCCGGGCTCATCCATACGCGCAAATGGCTCTCCCTGGGGATGAAGGCAAAAGAGAATGCGGTCGCCGTCCTGGGAACGGAAGGCGACCGCGAAGAACTGCTGCGCCTCACCGAGCAGTTCTCCATCCTCTCCCAGATCGAGAACCTCCTCACCTACCCCTATGTCAACAAACTGGTCAAAGAGGAGAAACTCTTCATTCACGGCTGGTACTACGACATCGAGACGGGGCACATCCGCTATTATGACCCCGAACAGAAGCGTTTTGTACCGCTGAGCGACCTCGCAGAACAGCACCAGATCGCCGACTACGAACAGCTATGA
- a CDS encoding DsrE family protein, with amino-acid sequence MKKLFLVLLTALSLSAAENPKVVIDLTTGDMHTFEQKILKGIVAHKTYFENQLKELDVAVVIHGNAYKFFLKEPAHFDFAKDPELLKAAPELAKRIAALAETYDVTFLMCQAGMTKKKIDARDVYPGIATVLNAGVGLIEKQNEGYAYLPVGD; translated from the coding sequence ATGAAAAAACTCTTCCTCGTCCTGCTGACCGCACTCTCGCTCTCTGCTGCGGAGAACCCCAAAGTCGTCATCGACCTGACCACCGGCGATATGCACACCTTTGAACAGAAGATCCTCAAAGGGATCGTCGCCCACAAGACCTACTTTGAGAACCAGCTCAAAGAGCTCGACGTCGCCGTCGTCATCCACGGGAACGCCTACAAGTTCTTTCTCAAAGAGCCGGCGCACTTTGATTTTGCCAAGGACCCGGAACTGCTCAAAGCCGCCCCGGAGCTCGCCAAGCGCATCGCCGCGCTGGCAGAAACCTATGACGTCACCTTCCTGATGTGCCAGGCGGGGATGACCAAGAAGAAGATCGACGCCAGGGATGTCTACCCCGGCATCGCGACCGTCCTGAACGCCGGTGTCGGCCTGATCGAAAAACAGAACGAGGGGTACGCCTACCTTCCCGTCGGCGACTGA
- a CDS encoding DUF302 domain-containing protein, with protein sequence MMKKMLFFLITAVVALHAQGDLRIYSVDNDPKSDLPQVIERSLAANGFTIAANTEMNKPFNIQFQQSDFEVFYLLTAYHTDLSRKLVVKYPDAGIFVPMGFGIYQHKGEKQLHVSVLTAEAMAKIIGLKSVDPIVKGIETAAMKALEKAMPKATVAIENENPLPATGPLVSTYSLEVEEDEYEDAKEELAMGIQGGLSPKGFVLSNTLDFEMVVGEDESIDNPFDFYDSYSICKLKVIYNVAKTRPQASAFAPCTMMMYKKKGEDKIVIGFPGVYNWMSSARVQDAAATAELMKAQDDFETLLSDLTE encoded by the coding sequence ATGATGAAAAAGATGCTTTTTTTCCTGATAACCGCCGTTGTCGCGCTGCATGCCCAGGGTGACCTGCGCATTTACAGCGTCGACAACGATCCCAAGAGCGACCTGCCGCAGGTGATCGAACGTTCACTTGCAGCCAACGGCTTCACTATCGCCGCCAATACGGAGATGAACAAACCGTTCAACATCCAGTTCCAGCAGAGCGACTTCGAGGTCTTTTACCTGCTGACGGCGTACCATACGGACCTCTCCCGTAAGCTCGTCGTAAAATACCCCGACGCGGGTATCTTCGTGCCGATGGGCTTCGGGATCTACCAGCACAAGGGCGAGAAGCAGCTGCACGTCTCCGTGCTGACCGCCGAAGCGATGGCAAAGATCATCGGTCTTAAGAGTGTCGACCCGATCGTGAAAGGTATCGAAACGGCCGCGATGAAAGCTCTGGAAAAAGCGATGCCGAAAGCCACCGTCGCGATCGAGAACGAGAACCCGCTCCCGGCAACGGGGCCCCTGGTTTCAACCTACAGCCTCGAAGTGGAAGAGGATGAGTACGAAGATGCAAAAGAGGAGCTCGCCATGGGAATCCAGGGCGGCCTCAGCCCCAAAGGCTTCGTGCTCTCCAACACCCTCGATTTCGAGATGGTCGTCGGTGAGGATGAGAGCATCGACAACCCGTTTGATTTTTATGACAGCTACTCCATCTGTAAGCTGAAGGTGATCTACAACGTCGCCAAGACGCGCCCGCAGGCTTCGGCCTTCGCGCCCTGTACGATGATGATGTACAAGAAAAAAGGCGAAGACAAGATCGTCATCGGTTTCCCCGGCGTCTATAACTGGATGAGCAGCGCACGCGTCCAGGATGCTGCGGCCACGGCCGAGCTCATGAAGGCCCAGGACGATTTCGAAACCCTCCTGAGCGACCTGACGGAGTAA
- a CDS encoding DsrE family protein, whose translation MRFLIILLAFAAWLSADTAFADPKPALDNPRQVVFSVTEGSDEAINHVLSSANNVLKFYGPEKVQMEIVAYSGGIRTLLKDNPKIAERVRTLMLYDVTFVACGNTMRTKNITEDQLIDDVEVVTAGIVEMIERVKEGWVYIKP comes from the coding sequence ATGCGTTTTCTGATCATTTTACTGGCGTTCGCCGCCTGGCTGAGTGCCGATACGGCGTTCGCCGACCCCAAACCGGCCCTTGATAACCCCCGCCAGGTCGTTTTCTCGGTGACCGAAGGGAGTGACGAGGCGATCAACCATGTGCTCAGCTCCGCCAACAATGTGCTGAAGTTCTACGGACCGGAAAAGGTCCAAATGGAGATCGTCGCCTATTCCGGCGGGATCCGTACCCTGCTCAAGGACAATCCCAAGATTGCGGAGCGGGTACGCACGCTGATGCTGTACGACGTCACGTTTGTCGCCTGCGGCAATACGATGCGTACCAAAAACATTACCGAAGACCAGCTGATCGACGACGTCGAAGTCGTCACCGCCGGCATCGTCGAGATGATCGAGCGGGTCAAAGAGGGCTGGGTCTACATCAAACCCTAA
- a CDS encoding thioredoxin family protein, protein MNKLLWLLLPLFADAVEWRSWAAGTAEAAQRGRNILAALVRDDCHYCHDMERAVFDDAEMSRWVEGCFVPVKINLSKRDVPFEARVPMSPTFIILNPEGRVIKTVPGSWNREDFTALTEAACTKE, encoded by the coding sequence ATGAATAAGCTGCTGTGGCTGCTGCTGCCGCTGTTCGCCGACGCCGTCGAATGGCGCAGCTGGGCAGCGGGGACGGCCGAAGCTGCGCAGCGCGGCAGGAACATCCTCGCCGCCCTGGTCCGCGACGACTGCCACTACTGCCACGACATGGAGCGTGCCGTCTTCGACGACGCGGAGATGAGCCGCTGGGTGGAGGGGTGTTTCGTGCCGGTCAAGATCAACCTCTCGAAGCGGGACGTTCCCTTCGAGGCAAGGGTCCCAATGAGCCCGACTTTCATCATCCTGAACCCGGAGGGCCGCGTCATCAAGACGGTGCCCGGGTCATGGAACCGTGAAGATTTTACCGCGCTGACCGAAGCGGCGTGCACAAAGGAGTAA
- a CDS encoding MBL fold metallo-hydrolase codes for MKMLWTVWLSITSALAFEYHLEPVNVDRGIYCFFGKPEAMNTVNNGNMVNSCYVDTGRRWLVIDSGPTHAYAKEAAAKMQAIKAQPTALVIDTHVHDDHWLGNGYFAAAGIPVYGPGLFQKAVNPQETTRMQKRISPEAYAGTQVVLPSHSIDANETLDVDGETLRIIRLTRKAHTAEDLMVYLPKRETLFAGDLVFNDRIPSLRDGDLHGWIAALETVQAMPLKHIIGGHGKNTGKDALQMTYVYLTQLRDRVRDAIDDGIGIAEATKTIRLDAFRSVALYDAMHAQNVEVAYRMLEWDDE; via the coding sequence ATGAAAATGCTCTGGACAGTGTGGCTTAGTATCACATCGGCGCTGGCGTTCGAGTACCACCTCGAACCGGTCAACGTCGACCGGGGCATTTACTGTTTCTTCGGGAAGCCGGAGGCGATGAACACCGTTAACAACGGCAACATGGTCAACAGCTGCTACGTCGATACCGGCCGCCGCTGGCTCGTCATCGACAGCGGCCCGACCCATGCCTATGCCAAAGAGGCCGCGGCCAAGATGCAGGCAATCAAAGCACAGCCGACCGCCCTGGTCATCGACACCCACGTGCATGACGACCACTGGCTCGGCAACGGCTACTTCGCCGCAGCGGGAATTCCCGTCTACGGACCGGGCCTCTTTCAAAAAGCGGTCAACCCGCAGGAGACGACGCGGATGCAGAAACGCATCAGCCCCGAAGCCTATGCCGGGACTCAAGTCGTGCTGCCCTCACACAGTATCGATGCCAATGAAACGCTCGATGTCGACGGCGAAACGCTGCGGATCATCCGGCTCACCCGGAAGGCCCACACGGCAGAGGACCTCATGGTCTATCTGCCCAAACGTGAAACGCTCTTTGCGGGCGACCTCGTCTTCAACGACCGTATCCCCTCCCTGCGCGACGGCGACCTCCACGGATGGATCGCCGCGCTGGAGACGGTGCAGGCGATGCCGCTGAAGCACATCATCGGCGGCCACGGCAAAAACACCGGCAAAGACGCACTGCAGATGACCTATGTTTACCTGACGCAGCTGCGCGACCGTGTCCGCGATGCCATCGACGACGGCATCGGTATTGCCGAGGCCACCAAAACGATCCGCCTCGACGCTTTCCGCAGTGTCGCGCTCTATGACGCGATGCATGCGCAAAACGTCGAAGTGGCCTACCGGATGCTGGAGTGGGACGATGAATAA
- a CDS encoding OprD family outer membrane porin, whose translation MATIQSIKFISAAAAAALACTLASNAYADDGEAFKVKRSLKGNMMEVYNVVPGTADTITEMFSKGIVYGRLRVNSFNWDWKNDDTAQTKNKDNRALGLGGNLIYKTASLYGLSVGAGLYYTDEPFPGERMSEADIGYLKAGKDTTSRYNVNRLGTYGFATLAQAYVQYDISKTSFVAGRQIFESFLTKSNDTKMIPNTFEGYSFTTKELPQTRIRGAWFYQQKLRDHETFHDVLTYDDSNTSVKTHWDGNDDSAVHKGLSVNNFRAAGEDITHSLIVADIQNKSIKNLQLDLTYGGVPGVVSSLTGEINYAIPVGGWTVTPGARYMQQMDDGGGKVGGASLKGTLVDWTGGTAVFDDTKGYATPDSLDSSLWMARLVAESGPLKMMVAYSAVADEADIVAPWRGFPTGGYTRAMAQYNWYANTKTTAAQVNYNFDKAGLVPGLSAMVRYAMQDFDEEKQAAGVQADSNILHIDLIEKIKAIPGMEAKVRVGLVDAKDREAGYDKDSYNEYRFELNYLF comes from the coding sequence ATGGCTACTATTCAATCAATCAAATTCATTTCGGCAGCTGCGGCAGCAGCACTGGCCTGTACATTGGCAAGCAACGCGTATGCGGACGACGGTGAAGCATTCAAGGTCAAACGCTCCCTGAAAGGCAATATGATGGAAGTCTACAATGTTGTTCCCGGCACGGCGGACACCATTACCGAGATGTTCTCCAAAGGGATCGTCTACGGCCGCCTTCGCGTCAACTCCTTCAACTGGGACTGGAAGAACGACGACACGGCCCAGACCAAGAACAAAGACAACCGTGCCCTGGGGCTCGGCGGTAACCTGATCTACAAGACCGCATCCCTCTACGGCCTGAGTGTCGGCGCGGGTCTGTACTATACCGACGAACCGTTCCCGGGCGAGCGCATGTCCGAAGCGGACATCGGCTACCTGAAGGCGGGCAAGGATACGACCAGCCGCTACAACGTCAACCGCCTCGGCACCTACGGTTTCGCGACACTGGCACAGGCCTATGTCCAGTACGACATCTCCAAGACCTCCTTCGTCGCCGGCCGTCAGATCTTCGAAAGCTTTCTGACCAAGTCCAACGACACGAAGATGATCCCGAACACCTTCGAAGGGTACTCTTTCACGACCAAAGAGCTCCCGCAGACACGGATCCGCGGTGCCTGGTTCTACCAGCAGAAGCTGCGTGACCACGAGACCTTCCACGACGTCCTTACCTACGACGACTCCAACACCAGCGTCAAAACGCACTGGGACGGCAACGACGACTCCGCGGTCCACAAGGGTCTGAGCGTCAACAACTTCCGCGCGGCGGGAGAGGACATCACCCATTCGCTGATCGTCGCCGATATTCAGAACAAGTCGATCAAAAACCTGCAGCTCGACCTGACCTACGGCGGCGTGCCGGGCGTCGTCAGCTCCCTGACCGGTGAGATCAACTATGCCATCCCTGTCGGCGGCTGGACGGTTACACCGGGTGCACGCTATATGCAGCAGATGGATGACGGCGGCGGGAAAGTCGGTGGTGCGTCCCTCAAAGGCACCCTTGTCGACTGGACGGGCGGCACGGCCGTCTTTGACGACACCAAAGGCTACGCTACGCCGGATAGCCTCGACTCCAGCCTCTGGATGGCGCGCCTCGTCGCCGAAAGCGGCCCGCTCAAAATGATGGTCGCCTACTCCGCCGTCGCCGACGAAGCGGACATCGTCGCGCCGTGGCGCGGTTTCCCGACGGGCGGCTATACCCGTGCGATGGCGCAGTACAACTGGTACGCCAATACCAAGACGACTGCCGCACAGGTCAACTACAACTTTGACAAAGCCGGGCTGGTGCCGGGTCTGAGCGCGATGGTCCGCTATGCGATGCAGGACTTCGACGAGGAAAAGCAGGCGGCAGGCGTCCAGGCGGACAGCAACATCCTCCATATCGACCTTATCGAAAAGATCAAGGCGATTCCGGGTATGGAAGCCAAAGTCCGCGTCGGCCTGGTCGATGCAAAAGATCGCGAAGCGGGGTATGACAAAGACTCCTACAACGAGTACCGCTTCGAGCTGAACTACCTCTTCTAA
- the soxB gene encoding thiosulfohydrolase SoxB, with translation MDISRRDFLQIAAALGLVTVSNSYATTVGGKSPADITLADLYDFKETGNVTLLHICDLHAHIKPLYWREPSTLISAPNLVGTPGFLCGESFAKHYGLEPSSLDAYFDTHMDFETLAKKFGKMGGIAHMKTLIDEVEKRRGKDRVLLLDSGDTWQGTGVALKTEGEAIVKAQNYLGVDVMVGHWEFTYGKERVKELIGMLDAKFVSQNIIGDDPFAEEYEELIFEPYTIEERGGAKIGIIGQSFPFTSTANPKEFTEGWSFGLRLDTLQEYVDELREEHKVDCVVVLSHDGFSVDQEVARKVHGIDFILSGHTHDPSPKPIVIDGTVIVIAGSHGKYVGRLDIDIRDHKVKGYEYKLIPVASNIIPADPAGEKLVAELYAPFDKELNEVLGKTKGLLYKRDTFFSTFDQLINDAIMDEMKCDISFTPGYRWGTTVLPGDDILMDNVYEMCGITYPNVYTFELGGERIAALLEDIADNVFNANPLYQQGGDMSRLGGVTYEITVGNPRGKRISNLRIGGKPLDPKKTYVVSSWGGNLQNAGSNLQKGKTRPVYDVVRDYIRRKKTVDVSNAGNVKLLDYDCGCPAKGGGCS, from the coding sequence ATGGATATTTCGAGAAGAGATTTTCTACAGATCGCGGCGGCACTGGGACTGGTGACGGTTTCCAACAGCTACGCGACGACCGTCGGGGGCAAAAGCCCCGCGGACATCACGCTTGCCGATCTGTACGATTTCAAAGAGACGGGCAATGTGACCCTGCTGCACATCTGTGACCTGCATGCGCACATCAAGCCGCTCTACTGGCGCGAGCCTTCGACGCTGATCTCGGCGCCGAACCTCGTCGGAACCCCCGGGTTCCTGTGCGGCGAATCCTTCGCCAAACACTACGGGCTGGAGCCAAGCTCCCTTGACGCCTACTTCGATACCCACATGGATTTCGAAACGTTGGCGAAAAAATTCGGAAAGATGGGCGGTATCGCCCACATGAAGACCCTGATCGACGAGGTCGAGAAGCGCCGCGGCAAGGACAGAGTCCTGCTGCTGGACTCCGGCGACACCTGGCAGGGTACCGGCGTCGCACTGAAAACAGAGGGCGAAGCGATCGTCAAGGCGCAGAACTACCTCGGTGTCGACGTCATGGTCGGCCACTGGGAGTTCACCTACGGCAAAGAGCGTGTCAAGGAGCTCATCGGGATGCTCGACGCGAAGTTCGTCTCCCAGAACATCATCGGGGATGATCCGTTTGCCGAGGAGTACGAAGAGCTTATTTTCGAACCGTACACCATCGAAGAGCGCGGCGGCGCAAAGATCGGCATCATCGGCCAGTCTTTCCCGTTCACCTCGACGGCGAACCCCAAAGAGTTTACCGAGGGGTGGAGCTTCGGACTGCGGCTTGACACCCTCCAGGAGTATGTCGACGAGCTGCGCGAAGAGCACAAGGTCGACTGTGTCGTCGTGCTGTCGCACGACGGTTTCAGCGTCGACCAGGAGGTGGCCCGCAAGGTCCACGGCATCGACTTCATTCTGAGCGGCCATACGCACGACCCCTCGCCGAAACCTATTGTCATCGACGGTACGGTTATCGTCATCGCGGGCAGCCACGGCAAATATGTCGGCCGCCTCGATATCGATATCCGTGACCACAAGGTCAAGGGGTACGAGTACAAGCTTATCCCGGTCGCGTCGAACATCATTCCGGCGGACCCGGCGGGCGAAAAGCTCGTCGCGGAGCTCTATGCGCCGTTTGACAAGGAGTTGAACGAAGTACTCGGGAAGACGAAGGGGCTGCTCTACAAGCGCGACACCTTCTTCTCGACCTTCGACCAGCTCATCAACGACGCGATCATGGACGAGATGAAGTGTGACATCTCCTTCACGCCGGGCTACCGCTGGGGGACAACGGTCCTGCCGGGCGACGACATTTTGATGGACAACGTCTACGAGATGTGCGGGATCACCTATCCCAACGTCTATACCTTCGAACTGGGAGGCGAGCGTATCGCCGCCCTGCTCGAGGATATCGCCGACAACGTCTTCAACGCCAACCCGCTCTATCAGCAGGGCGGCGACATGAGCCGCCTGGGCGGGGTGACCTACGAGATCACCGTCGGCAACCCGCGCGGCAAGCGTATCAGCAACCTGCGTATCGGCGGCAAGCCGCTCGATCCGAAGAAGACCTACGTGGTCTCTTCCTGGGGCGGCAACCTGCAGAATGCGGGTTCCAACCTCCAAAAAGGGAAGACCCGCCCGGTCTACGACGTCGTCCGCGACTACATCCGCCGCAAGAAAACGGTCGATGTCAGCAATGCGGGCAACGTCAAACTGCTCGACTACGACTGCGGCTGTCCTGCAAAAGGCGGGGGATGTTCGTAA
- the soxA gene encoding sulfur oxidation c-type cytochrome SoxA, translating to MKATSIIAATLLLGTLAFGGEQFAMSDADRALYAELLENNPAEMDVEWGGELVEENCGGDAGLAKFMGVSEAKLPEYISGFPRYIKQFDAVLGVDQVMQALMAKNGHKPFKLGSKEMFAMLAYAKSLANEEPVRVDVNANPQMQAAYKLGEEVFMTARGGRGLSCNSCHSADIIGSVLRTQPLPDLGENAAGATWPAYRMTKSSLRTLQRRFQGCMQNALLAVLPIGSDEMVGLEVYVTNLAKAKNKTIAIPGLKR from the coding sequence ATGAAAGCTACATCAATCATTGCAGCCACCCTGCTTCTGGGCACGCTGGCATTCGGCGGTGAGCAGTTCGCCATGAGCGACGCCGACCGTGCGCTCTATGCCGAACTGCTGGAGAACAACCCCGCGGAGATGGACGTCGAATGGGGCGGCGAACTCGTCGAGGAGAACTGCGGCGGCGACGCCGGCCTGGCGAAGTTCATGGGCGTCTCCGAGGCGAAACTCCCCGAATACATCTCGGGATTCCCGCGCTACATCAAGCAGTTCGACGCCGTCCTCGGCGTCGACCAGGTGATGCAGGCGCTGATGGCCAAGAACGGCCACAAACCGTTCAAGCTCGGCAGCAAAGAGATGTTCGCGATGCTGGCCTACGCCAAGTCACTGGCGAACGAAGAGCCGGTCCGCGTCGACGTCAACGCCAACCCGCAGATGCAGGCGGCGTACAAACTCGGCGAAGAGGTCTTCATGACCGCACGCGGCGGGCGCGGGCTTTCGTGCAACAGCTGCCACTCGGCCGACATCATCGGCTCGGTCCTGCGCACGCAGCCGCTGCCGGATCTCGGTGAGAACGCCGCCGGCGCGACCTGGCCGGCCTACCGGATGACGAAGTCCTCCCTGCGCACGCTTCAGCGCCGTTTCCAGGGCTGTATGCAAAACGCCCTGCTGGCGGTGCTGCCGATCGGTTCGGACGAGATGGTGGGGCTGGAGGTCTACGTGACCAACCTGGCCAAGGCGAAAAACAAAACGATCGCCATCCCCGGTCTGAAACGCTAA